The Rhinolophus sinicus isolate RSC01 linkage group LG09, ASM3656204v1, whole genome shotgun sequence genome includes a window with the following:
- the ANKRD29 gene encoding ankyrin repeat domain-containing protein 29 isoform X8, with translation MCRMSFKHGTTLLMVSSYAGHIDCVKELVLQGADINLQRESGTTALFFAAQQGHNDVVRFLFEFGASTELRTKDGGTALLAASQYGHRQVVDTLLKHGANIHDQLYDGATALFLAAQGGYLDVTRLLLSSGAKVNQPRQDGTAPLWIASQMGHSEVVRVMLLRGAERDAARNDGTTALLKAANKGYNDVIEELLKFSPTLGILKNGTSALHAAVLSGNIKTVALLLEAGADPALRNKANKLPAELTTNERILRLLQGKEGHRKSYLNCIFD, from the exons CATGGTACCACACTCCTCATGGTCTCCTCCTATGCTGGTCACATAGACTGTGTGAAGGAACTTGTTCTTCAAGGAGCGGACATCAATCTCCAGAGAGAG TCGGGTACAACCGCCCTATTCTTCGCTGCCCAGCAAGGCCACAATGACGTGGTGAGATTTCTCTTTGAATTTGGAGCATCCACTGAACTTAGGACCAAA GACGGGGGCACTGCCCTGCTGGCCGCCAGTCAGTATGGGCACAGGCAAGTGGTGGATACCTTGCTGAAGCACGGAGCCAACATCCACGACCAGCTTTAT GATGGAGCGACTGCACTCTTCCTCGCTGCCCAAGGTGGTTACTTGGATGTTACTCGATTGTTATTGTCTTCAGGAGCCAAAGTCAACCAGCCAAGACAG GACGGGACGGCGCCGCTGTGGATCGCATCTCAGATGGGCCACAGCGAGGTGGTGAGGGTGATGCTGCTGCGCGGAGCCGAACGCGATGCTGCCCGGAAC GATGGTACCACAGCATTACTGAAAGCAGCCAACAAAGGGTATAATGATGTTATAGAGGAGTTGCTGAAATTCTCACCCACCCTTGGTATTTTGAAG AATGGGACATCGGCGCTCCACGCTGCAGTGCTCAGTGGGAATATTAAAACAGTCGCACTGCTCCTGGAAGCAGGGGCAGACCCAGCCCTGAGAAACAAG gccAATAAACTTCCGGCAGAACTAACCACAAATGAACGTATATTGCGTCTCCTCCAAGGTAAAGAAGGGCACAGGAAGAGCTACCTTAATTGCATATTTGACTGA
- the ANKRD29 gene encoding ankyrin repeat domain-containing protein 29 isoform X6: MWIAGTVYGWTQWHGTTLLMVSSYAGHIDCVKELVLQGADINLQRESGTTALFFAAQQGHNDVVRFLFEFGASTELRTKDGGTALLAASQYGHRQVVDTLLKHGANIHDQLYDGATALFLAAQGGYLDVTRLLLSSGAKVNQPRQDGTAPLWIASQMGHSEVVRVMLLRGAERDAARNDGTTALLKAANKGYNDVIEELLKFSPTLGILKNGTSALHAAVLSGNIKTVALLLEAGADPALRNKANKLPAELTTNERILRLLQGKEGHRKSYLNCIFD; the protein is encoded by the exons CATGGTACCACACTCCTCATGGTCTCCTCCTATGCTGGTCACATAGACTGTGTGAAGGAACTTGTTCTTCAAGGAGCGGACATCAATCTCCAGAGAGAG TCGGGTACAACCGCCCTATTCTTCGCTGCCCAGCAAGGCCACAATGACGTGGTGAGATTTCTCTTTGAATTTGGAGCATCCACTGAACTTAGGACCAAA GACGGGGGCACTGCCCTGCTGGCCGCCAGTCAGTATGGGCACAGGCAAGTGGTGGATACCTTGCTGAAGCACGGAGCCAACATCCACGACCAGCTTTAT GATGGAGCGACTGCACTCTTCCTCGCTGCCCAAGGTGGTTACTTGGATGTTACTCGATTGTTATTGTCTTCAGGAGCCAAAGTCAACCAGCCAAGACAG GACGGGACGGCGCCGCTGTGGATCGCATCTCAGATGGGCCACAGCGAGGTGGTGAGGGTGATGCTGCTGCGCGGAGCCGAACGCGATGCTGCCCGGAAC GATGGTACCACAGCATTACTGAAAGCAGCCAACAAAGGGTATAATGATGTTATAGAGGAGTTGCTGAAATTCTCACCCACCCTTGGTATTTTGAAG AATGGGACATCGGCGCTCCACGCTGCAGTGCTCAGTGGGAATATTAAAACAGTCGCACTGCTCCTGGAAGCAGGGGCAGACCCAGCCCTGAGAAACAAG gccAATAAACTTCCGGCAGAACTAACCACAAATGAACGTATATTGCGTCTCCTCCAAGGTAAAGAAGGGCACAGGAAGAGCTACCTTAATTGCATATTTGACTGA